Within the Devosia lucknowensis genome, the region CATCCGCGAATGCTGCCTCGAGGCGTGACCGCAGGACGACGCGGTCGTCCGAGGCGATGCCGTGATCCACAATGCGTTCGGCATAGGGCTGCAGCATCGCAGCAAGACCGAAACTGTTCGATGCGACGATCTGGTCCGGCTCGAGCCGGTTGCCGGGCAGCACCAGTTCGTCGCCCGTCGCGAGGAGCGCGATCCGCGGCCGCCGCGCGACGGCCAGCGAGGCCGCATTCGCAGCCGCCGCCACTGCGATCTGCATCGGCGTCAGCCGTGTGCCCGCCGCCACCAGTACCTGGCCGACGGCAAAATCGTTCCCTTTCAGGCGGACACTGTGACCCGGCCGGGCAGGGGCTGTGAACCGGACCCGATCGCCGTCGCGCACCGCCTCTTCCTGCATGATGACGGTATCGGCGCCACGAGGCACTGGCGCGCCCGTGAAGATGCGCACCGCCTCCCCGGGGCCCACCGTGCCACTGTAACCCGAGCCCGCCTGCGACGTCCCGATCACCTTGAGCACGGCATCGTCGCATACGTCGGTGGCCCGCACTGCATAGCCGTCCATGGCACTGGCGTCGAACGGAGGCTGGTCGTGGCTGGCCACGAGGTCCTGCGCAAGCACCCTCCCGACCGCTTCCTTCAGCGGCACGTGCTCGATCACGACGGGCGGAATATGGGAAAGAATGGCTTCGAGTGCGGCTTCGACCGGGAGCAGGCTCATGCGTCGCGCCTGAAGTCGCCGGATTTCCCGCCCGATTTTTCCACCAGGCAGATGTCGGAAACCACCATCGCGCGGTCCATCGCCTTGGCCATGTCGTAGAGCGTCAGCGCCGCGGTGGACGCTGCCACCAGCGCTTCCATTTCGACGCCCGTCTGCCCGGTCGTCTCGGCCGCCGCCAACACCAGGATAGCAGTCTCGCCATCGCCAACGATGTCGACACTCACCTTGGTCAGCGCAATCGTATGGCACAGCGGAATGAACTCGCTGGTCTTCTTGGCGGCCATGATGCCGGCGACTCGCGCCACCGCAAGCGCGTCGCCTTTTTTGAGCGCACCCCCCAGGATCGCCGCAATGGTCGCGGCTTCTCCGCTGATCCGGGCCTGCGCCACGGCCCGTCGCCGCGTAACCGACTTGTCACCGATATCGACGATATGGGCCTCGCCCTTGTCGTTGAGATGGGTGAGGCGCCCGCTCATCAGCGGACCGCCTCCGGCATCCCCGTGAGCAGGGTCCGGGTCGCCGCGGTCACGTCGTCCTGGCGCATCAGGCTCTCGCCGACCAGGAACGAGCCCACATTGCAGCGCTCGTCAAGCATCCGCACATGCTCATGGGTGAAGATCCCGCTCTCGCTCACCAGCACCACATCCGGGGGCAGGCCGATCGCAAGGTTCACCGTGGTCTCGAGCGTGGTCTCGAAGGTGCGCAGGTTGCGGTTGTTGACGCCGATGAACTTGACATCCAGGGCCAGCGCCCGATCGAGCTCGAGCTGATCGTGCACTTCCACCAACGCATCCATGCCCCATTCCTGGGCTGCATCGAGCAGATAGCGGGCCACGTCGTCTCCCACCGCTGAAAGGATGACGAGGATGCAATCCGCCCCCCAGGACCTGGCTTCCGCCACCTGGTAGGTCTCGAACAGGAAATCCTTGCGCAGAACCGGCAGCCGCGTGGCGGCGCGGGCCTCGATCATGTAGCTCGGCGATCCCTGGAAACTGGGCCTGTCGGTGAGCACCGAAAGACAGGTCGCCCCGCCGATCTCGTAGGCGCGCGCGATCTCCGCCGGATTGAAATCTTCGCGGATCAGCCCCTTGGAGGGACTGGCCTTCTTCACCTCGGCGATAAGAGCATATTCGCCCCGCGCCCGCTGGTCCTTGATGGCCTTGAGAAACCCGCGCGGCGGCGGCTGGTCATGCGCTTCGGCAACGACCTCGGCCCACGGGCGCATGCTCTTGGCAGCGGCGATTTCCTCGCGCTTGTAGGCTTCGATCTGCTTGAGAATATCGGTCATCAGCCGTGTCCGTTCGATACTGCGACAAGGCGGGCCAGTGTCGCCTTGGCCTTGCCGCTTTCCAGTGTGTCGCGGGCCATGGCGATCCCGTCTTCGATTGTACCCACCTTGTCGGCCACCAGCAGGGCCGCGCCGGCATTGAGCAGCACGGTATCGCGGTAGGCTCCGGACGCTCCGTCGAACAGCGCCACGATCGCCGCCGCATTCTCCGCCGGTTCGCCCCCGAGCAGGTCCTTGGGGTCGGTGAGGTCCAGGCCCACCTGCTCAGGGTGCAATTCGAAGCTGCGCAGGTCGCCATCGACGATCTGCGCGACGAAGTTCGGCCCGGATGTGGACAGCTCGTCGAGCCCTTCGCTCGAATGAACCACCCAGGCCTTGACCGCCCGGTTGGCGAGCAGTGCCGCTGCCACCGGCTCCACCCATTGCTGCGAGTAGACGCCGAGCAGGTAGCGCCGCACGCCGGCCGGGTTGGACTGCGGCCCGAGCAGGTTGAACAGCGTCCGCACGCCCATTTCGGCGCGGGCCGGGCCCACATGGCGCATGGCCGGATGATGGTGCGGCGCGAACATGAAGCCGATATTGGCCTCTGCAATGGTCTTGCCGATCTGCTCGGGCGTCAGGTCCAACCGCACCCCGAGTGCCTCGAGTGCCTGCGACGAACCCGACCGCGACGACAGCGCCTTGTTGCCATGCTTGGCCACCGGCACGCCTGCTGCCGCCACGAGGATCGCGGTCGCCGTGGAAATGTTGAGGCTGCCCACCCCGTCGCCGCCCGTGCCGACGATGTCGATGGCATTTTCGGGCGCCGCTACCGGCACCATCTGCTCGCGCAGAATAGAGACCGCGGCGGCGATTTCGCCCACCGTTTCGCCCTTGATGCGCATGCCCATCAGGAAGGCGCCGATCTGCGACGCGGTTGCTTCCCCCGCCATGATGATGCGCATCACGCTGCGCATTTCCTCGCCGGTCAGGTCCTTGCCGTCGGCGATCTTGTTGAGTGCCTGCTTGATGTCCATCACGCGGCCTTCTTTCCGTTGAAGTCGCGGGCAATGTTGAGGAAATTCTGCAGCAGGGCGTGTCCGTTTTCCGAGGCGATGCTCTCGGGGTGGAACTGCACACCATGGATCGGCAGCGTCTTGTGCTGCATCCCCATGATCAGGCCATCGTCGGTGGTGGCGGTCACTTCCAGCACGTCGGGCAGGGTGTTGGCCTTGACGATCAGCGAGTGGTAGCGCGTCGCTTCGAAGCCCGCATTGAGCCCGCGGAAAATGCCTTTGCCGTTATGATTGATCGTGCTGGTCTTGCCGTGGAACAGGCTCGGGGCGCGCACCACCTCGCCACCCAGCGCCTGGCCCATGGCCTGGTGGCCCAGGCACACGCCAAGCATTGGAATGGTGGTCTTGAAGCGGTCGATCACCGCAAGGCAGATGCCGGCCTCGTTTGGCGTGCAGGGCCCCGGCGACAGCACGATCGCCTCGGGCGCCATGGCAGCAATTTCTTCAAGCGTAATCTTGTCGTTACGCTTCACGATGATATCGGCGCCCAGTTCCCCGAGGAAATGCACGAGATTGTAGGTGAAGCTGTCGTAATTATCGATGACGAGGGTCTTGGTCATTCTCTTTGTCCTCAGAAGGCTGTTTCCAATCACCGGGTCATTCCCGCGAAGGCGGGAACCCCAGTCTCAGAACCAGCCTCGCCATCGAAGTGCAGACCTCTCCCAATAGTCACCACCGGGCTTGTCCCGGTGGTCCAGGCGATGTGGCAAAATCCCGTGGATTGCCCGGACAAGCCGGGCAATCACGATGGAGGACGACAATGTCGAAACGGCCGAACCCATCACTGCCCAACTCCCGCTTCCCCGGCATAGCGTAGCGCTTCCTCGGCCGCGCTGAAAAGGGCGCGCGCCTTGTTCTCGCATTCGAGCTGCTCCAGTTCAGGCCTGCTGTCGGCGACGATGCCGGCGCCGGACTGCACGAACAGCTTGCCGTCCTTGATGATCCCGGTCCGCAGGACGATGCAGGTATCCATGGCCCCGTCGGCACCGAAATAACCCACGCAGCCGCCATAGATACCGCGTCTCGATTTTTCGAGCTCGTCGATGATTTCCATGGCGCGAACTTTCGGTGCGCCCGAAACGGTGCCCGCGGGAAAGCCTGCCGAAAGCGCGTCCACGAAGTCATGTTGCGGATCGAGTACGCCCACGACGTTGGAAACGATGTGCATGACGTGGGAATAGTATTCGAGGAAGAACTTGTCGGTCACCTTGACCGTGCCGGTCTTGGCCACGCGACCCACATCGTTGCGCCCGAGGTCGAGCAGCATCAGGTGTTCGCTGAGCTCCTTGGGGTCGCTCAGCAGTTCGTCGGCCAGTTCCTTGTCGCGCGCAGGCGTCGCGCCGCGCTTGCGCGTCCCGGCGATCGGGCGGATCGTCACTTCGCCATTCTGCACCCGCACCAGGATTTCCGGGCTCGATCCGGCGACCGCGAAGCCACCGAAGTCGAAGAAATACATGTAGGGGCTTGGATTGGTGCGGCGCAGCGCCCGGTAGAGCGCTGTGGGTGGCAAGGTGAAATCGGCCGAGAAGCGCTGGCTGAGCACCACCTGGAAAATGTCGCCGGCAGTGATGTACTCCTTGGCCTGCGCCACCATGTCGAAGTACTCGTCCTTCGAGGTGTTGCTGGTCACCGCGATCGAGCCCAGGTCGGGCAGGGGAGTGGTCGCCGGCATGGCTCGTGACAGCCGCGCGATCGCGTCATCGATACGGCTTTCCGCGGCCGCCAGCGCCTGCGCTGCAGTCACGCCCTCCCGCACATACACTGGCGCCGTGAGGTAAAGTTCGTCCTTGACGGTGTCGAACACGGCCAGCAGCGACGGGCGCATCAGCACCGCTTCCGGGGTCTGAAGGTCATCCGGATTGCCGTTGGGCAACACTTCCATGTAGCGGACCATCTCGTAGCCGAGATAGCCATAGATACCGGCCGACTGCGGTGGCAGGCCCGCAGGCATGTCGATCCGGCTTTCCGCCACCAGGTTGCGCAGGGCTTCAAGCGGCTTGTCATCGAGCGGCGAGAAGGCGTCTGGCGCGGTCTGGGCCGTCCGGTTGATCGATGCCTTGCCGTCCTCGATCTTGAGGATCAGGTCCGGCAAAAGGCCGATCATGGAGTAGCGGCCCCGGGTCGTGCCGTCCTGTACGCTTTCGAGCAGGAAGGTGTGCGAGCGTCCCGCAGCCAGCTTGAGATAGGTGCCGACAGGCGTTTCCAGGTCCGCCACGATGCGACGCCAGACGAGTCCAGACTTTCCGGCATCATATTGCGCGGTAAAGGTCTTGGAAAAGTCGTCGTCCATTTGGTCTGGTTCCGTGGTTACGCCCGGCCGTTATTGGCCGAAATTGTTGACGAGCAGCTGGTTGAGAGCCTGCTGGTTGATCCTGAGCCCTGCATCGTCGCGCACCGCCGAAACAAATTCGGAGCGCAGACCGGCCCTGGTGTCGGCATTGAGGTTGTCGATTGCCGTCTGTTCGAGCGGGGTGGCGGTTGCTGCCGCATCGACCACCTGGAAGACCACCACATCGCCCGCCTCTGTCACGGCGTGTCCGGCATGGTCTGGGCCACCGGCGAACACGGCGGCAGCCAGGGTCGCGTCGACAAGGCCATCATCCGAGCCGAAACGGGTAAAGGGTGAACTGATCTGGGGCAGGGCATTGATCTCGAAGCCGATGTCGGCCAGCGCCTCGCCTGCGTCCAGTCGGCCGACGATTTCTTCGCTCTTGGCGAGCAGCGCATCATTGGTGCGCTCCTCGATCAGGGCCGCTTCGACTTCGTCGCGAACTTCGTCGAGGGTCTGGTCGCGGGCCGGTGCAATCTCTTCCAGGTCGAACCAGACATGGGCGTTGCCGGCCAGTGGAATCGCAGGGATCAGGCGATCCTGCGAGGCAGCGAAGATGGCCTGCGCCACGCGCGAATAATCTTCTGCCGCTAGGTTCGGCAACACCGACAATTCGCTGCCGCCGGCAGTGACTGCGGCGTCGTAGACTGGCAGGCCAAACCGCTCGGCGATCTGTTCGATCGGCTGGAATGCCGCGCGCAGCTCTTCGATCTGGTCCAGCACGTCATTGATTTCGGTGCGTGCCTGCGCCTGGCCCAGGCGCTGTACGATATCGGCGCGCGCCTCCTCGAGGGTCGGCTCGCGGGCAGGCTCGATTTCGACGATATGGATGGCGCGCTTGCCGCCGACGCCGTCGATCACGGCATACCCGTCTTCCTCGAGGCCGAAAGCGGTCGATGCGAGGGTCGAGTCGGTGACCTCCGACTGCGCCAGGGTGCCGATGGTGGATGGCGTTAGCCCGGCCTCGGCGATCAGCGTGCCGAAGTCCGTGCCATCAGCCAGGCCGGTCTCGAACTGGCTCACCAGTTCGGGAGTGCCCAATGCAACCTGCTCGATGGTCCGGCGCTCGGGCGTCGTCAGCGATTCCTTGCGGGCTTCGTATTCGGCGACGATCTCGTCTTCGCTCACGGTCTTGGTCGCGGCGAGCGAGGCAAGGGAGAGGTCGAGCAGCTTGACCTGGCGTGTTTCCACAGTGCGGAACTCGGCCTGATGCTCGGCGAGATACGCGGCCAGTTCTTCCTCGGTGGGCGCTGCCGGCGCTTCGATACTGGTGGCGCTGAGCGTGATGTAGTCGATGGTCCGGGCAGCCGTCGCATAGTCGCTGATGAGAGACGATGCCACGGCCGGCATGTTAGTCTTGGCAAACAGCGACTGGACCAGCTGGTCCCGGCGCGCTTCCTTGGCGCGCGCTGCAAAATATTCCGCCTCGGTCCATCCCGCGCTCTGCAGCACCTGGGTGAAACGCGACGCGTCGAACGTGCCGAGGGTGCCTCCAAACGAGGGATCCTGCCGCAGCATCTGCGCCAGCTTGGCCTCGGAGACGCCGAGGTTGAACTGGTCGGCCAGCGTATCGAGCGCGGCGCCTTCCGAAAGCGCCAGCAGCACGGCGGTCGGAATGCCCATTGCTTCGGCCTGGCTTGCGGTCGGCATTGAGCCCATCTGCTGGGCGATGGCGCCGGCCTGGCTCTGGTAGGCGCGCAGGAATTCGCGGGAATTGATTTCTTCGTTACCGACGCGCGCAACGGTGTTGCTGCCCAGGTCGACGATCACGTTGTTGATGCCGAAGCCGGCGACACCCACCAGCAGGAACGCCCCCATGATCTTTCCCGGCCAGGATTTTGCAAAGCCACGCAAACCATCAAGCATCTGAAGCGTTCCAGTTTCGGGTCCGACCCTTTACCGAGAAGGCGAGGGCAGACTAGTAAGACAAATACGACAGCCGGGGTTAGGGCAAACCCCTCCTCGGCGCAAGAGGCAGGAGTAGCAAGATTGACGACCATGTCACCGCTGATCGCAGGAAACTGGAAGATGAACGGCCTTACGCACTCGCTCGACGAGCTGAGTGAACTGGCGCGCCTCCTGACCACCGGTGAAGCGCCGCGGGCCCTTGTCGTCGTTTGTCCACCCGCCACTTTGCTGGCCGCCGTCGCGGCTCAGGGCGCCTCGAGCGGCATCATCGCAGGCGGGCAGGATTGCCATGCCAACGCTTCGGGCGCTCATACTGGCGACATTTCCGCCGGCATGCTGGCCGATGCCGGTGCCCAATATGTCATCGTCGGCCATTCCGAGCGCCGCAATGACCATGCCGAAACCAGCGACACCGTCCGCGCCAAGGCGGAGGCTGCCATCGGATCCGGCCTCAAGCCGATCATCTGCGTCGGCGAAACCGAATCCCAGCGCGACGCCGGAGAGGCCGAGTCCGTGGTGGCCGGCCAGCTCGCCGCCTCCATCCCCGATGCCGCCGAACAGCATGAAGTCATCGTCGCCTACGAGCCCGTCTGGGCCATCGGCACTGGCCGTACCCCCACGCTCGATGAAATCAGTCAGATGCACAATGCCATCCGCGCTCGCCTTGCCGACCGCTTCGGCGAACGGGGCGAGACGATCCGCATTCTCTATGGCGGTTCACTCAAGCCCCAGAATGCCCGCGAGATTCTGGGCGTGGACAACGTCAATGGCGGACTGGTGGGTGGTGCCAGCCTCTTGGCAAAGGACTTCTATACGATTATCTCCGCCGTATAGTTCGAGCGGCGCGTGCCCGGTCGCGGCGAAATTCGCCCCGACCCGCTGGTATTTGCCGTTGGGGTTGTGTATGACCCCGCATCCTTTCCAAACCGGGCGAGGCCTTTCGGCACGTCCGGAACTGACGCGAAGACAAGAGATTCATGGCCAACGTATTGCTCGTCGCCTACCTGCTGATCGTGCTGGCGCTGATTGTCGTCATCCTGCTTCAGCGCTCCGAAGGGGGTGCCCTGGGCATTGGCGGCGGCGGTGGCGGCGGTCTGATGACCGCGCGTGGTTCTGCCAATCTGCTCACGCGCACCACGGCCATCCTGGCCACCCTGTTCTTCGCGCTGGCCATCGGCCTCACCATCATCAACGAACTCGATCGCGGCACCTCGAGCATTCTCGATAGCGCCCGTTCGGCTCAGGACGGAGAAGCGCCGACCACGGTTCTTGATGCGCTGAACGCGCTTGGCGCCAACGAAACGTCGGACCTGCCCCTGCCGGCCGACACCACGACGACGCCTGCCACCGGCACGCCGGCTACCACCGTCCCGGCCAACGACCTGCCGGTCCCCCAGGCTCCTGCTGCCGAAACGCCCGCTGCCGGCACTTCGACGACGACCGCGCCGGCTGCCGAAACCCCGGCAGCGACCGGTACCGACGCCGGAGCTGCTGCGGCTCCGACGAACGAACAAACGCCCGCGGCGCCTGCGGGCAACTGATCCGCCGCAAGGCGACTGTGAAAAGGGGATGGAAACATCCCCTTCTTCTTTTTGTGTAGAGCGGCGATCCCGCTCTGCGAATCGACAACGATATGCTTATGGTGATCGCCCATGGCTCGGTACGTATTCATCACCGGAGGCGTGGTTTCCTCCCTTGGCAAAGGTCTTGCTTCGGCGGCGCTTGGCGCCGTGCTGCAGGCACGCGGCTATAAGGTCCGCCTGCGCAAGCTCGACCCCTATCTCAACATCGATCCGGGCACGATGTCGCCCACCCAGCACGGCGAGGTCTTCGTCACCGATGACGGTGCCGAGACTGACCTCGATCTCGGGCACTACGAGCGCTTCACCGGTCGTGCCGCCAACAAGCGCGACAACATCACTTCGGGTCGCATCTATTCCGATCTCCTGGCCAAGGAGCGTCGCGGTGAATTCCTGGGCGCCACCGTCCAGGTCATTCCGCACGTCACCGACTCGATCAAGCAGTTCGTCCTCGACGGCAACGAGGACTACGACTTCGTGCTCGTCGAGATCGGCGGCACCGTGGGCGATATCGAAGGCCTGCCGTTCTTCGAGGCCATCCGTCAGCTCGGCAACGAACTGCCGCGCAACCACGCCGCCTATTTGCACTTGACGCTGATGCCCTACATTCCCTCGGCCGGCGAACTGAAAACCAAGCCGACCCAGCACTCGGTGAAAGAGCTGCGCTCCATCGGCATCGCGCCCGACGTGCTGCTCGTGCGCTGCGATCGTCCGATTCCGGAAGGCGAGAAGAAGAAGCTCAGCCTCTTCTGCAACGTCCGCGAAAGCGCCGTTATCCAGGGCCTCGACGTCGGCTCGATTTATGACGTCCCCATGGCCTACCACAAGGAAGGCCTCGACCGCGAAATTCTCGCCGCGCTCGGTATTGCCGATGCGCCAGAGCCGGACATGTCGGCCTGGGAAGACGTCTCGAACCGCTACCACAACCCCGAAGGCGAAGTGAACATCGCCATCGTGGGCAAGTATACCGGCCTCAAGGACGCCTATAAGTCGCTCTCTGAAGCCTTGACCCACGGTGGCATCGCCAACAAGGTCAAGGTCAACCTGCAGTGGATCGACTCGGAAGTTTTCGAGCGCGACGATCCCGCTCCCTATCTCGAACACGTCCACGGCATCCTCGTGCCCGGCGGCTTCGGCGAGCGCGGTTCGGCCGGCAAGATCGAGGCGGCGCGCTTCGCCCGCGTCAAGGACGTACCCTATTTCGGCATCTGCTTCGGCATGCAGATGGCCTGCATCGAAGCCGCGCGCAACACGGCCGGCATCAAGGCAGCCTCGTCCACCGAGTTCGGCCCCACCAAGGAAGCCGTGGTGGGCATGATGACCGAGTGGGTGAAGGGCAACGAGAAGGAAAGCCGCGCCAGCGATGGCGATCTCGGCGGCACGCTGCGCCTCGGCGCCTATCCCGCCCAGCTGACCCGCGGTTCGCGCGTCGCCGACATCTATGGCTCCACCCGCATTTCCGAGCGCCATCGTCACCGCTACGAAGTGAACATGGACTATCGCAAGGTCCTCGAAAAGAACGGCCTGCTGTTTTCCGGCGTCTCGCCCGATGGCACGCTGCCCGAAATCGTCGAGCGCACCGATCACCCGTGGTTCATCGGCGTGCAGTTCCACCCCGAACTCAAGTCCAAGCCCTTCGAGCCGCATCCGCTGTTCACGAGCTTCATTTCCGCAGCAATGGAACAGAGCCGGCTGGTCTGAAGCCAAGCCGTTTTCGAAGGGGGCCAGTTCCCCTCGCGGCGCTGCCCTCGGGCTTGACCCGAGGGCCACTGGCAATCTCGCATGCGCCGGCTATGGTCTCCAGGTCGAGCCCGAGGACGGCACGGTGCTGGGCGGGGCAAGGGTACCATGCTAAGCTCTTCCAGTCTGGAGATCGCCCCATGGCCGAAATCATCAATCTCCGCACGGCCCGCAAGGCCAAGGCACGAACTGCCAAAGAGGTTGCCGCCGAAGCCAACCGCCTGAAATTCGGCCGCACCAAGGGCGAAAAGCTCAAGGACGCCACGGAAAAGGCGCGAGCCGAAAAACACATCGACGGCCACAAGCGAGACAATTGACCCGTGTTCTGCTCACCCTCTCCCTTGCGGCAAGGGTAGTGCAGCCAGGCCGAAGGCCGTAGCGAAACTGGGGTGGGAGTGGCTCGGCGTTACGCCGATGACTCCCGCCCTCTATCCCAGTCCTGAAAGGGACAATCTAGTCCGCACGCACATCCGTGATGATCTCACCCAGCAGCCTATGCAGCGCGTCACGATGGCCATTGCCTGCGGAAGGCGCATTTTCATCCGAGGTCATGACCACTGTGAGGTTGAGGTCAGGCACGACATAGAGCATCTGCCCGCCATAGCCCCAGGCATAGCGCACATCCTCGCCGCCGATTTCCCTCAGGAACCAGCCATAGCCGTATCCGTCGCCGGTGAAGCGCGAATTGGTCCGCTCGCTCCAGGATTGCTCGATCCAGTCTTCCGAGATCACGCGTGTCCCGTCGGGTGCCAGTCCCCCGTTGCGATAGACTTCCCCGAATGCCAGCAGCGAGCGCGGGCTCATCGCCATCTGGTTGCCACCGAGGTACACGCCTTGCGGATCACGCTCCCAGCCGCCAATGCCGAAATCAGGCACGCCGTCGAACCAGTCGCGGGCCAGCGAAAGCGTTGATTGACTGCTTTCCTCGGTGAGGATTGCCGAGAGCAGGTGCGTCGACCCGGTGGAATAGAGCATCCGCCCGCCAGGATCGGTTTCGAACGGCTGGGCCAGGGCATTGCGGACCCAGTTTCGGCTGGCGACCCAGCGGCCGTAATTGGCGCCCGAAGTCGGTGTCAGCCCCGCCTGCATCGAAAGCAGGTTACCAATGGTGATGTCGTTGATGCGGGGGTCGGCGTCTTCGGGCAGGTCGTCCGTGAGGATGCTCGCGACCGTCTGGTCGACGCCGTCAAGCACGCCCTTGTCGATGGCGATGCCGACCAGGGCCGAGATGACCGTCTTGGAGGCCGACTTGATATTGGTCGGATCATCGGGCGAATGCCCGTTATAGCCGCGCTCGGCGATCACGTCGCCGTCCACTGAAACCAGAACGGTCTCGAGCGGCTCGAGCACATCGGCGCGTTCGAGCGTGGCTTCGAGGTCCAGGGATTGAGCCAAGGCGGGCAGGGGAGCGACAAGAAGGAGGGCAAGTGGCAGGAAGCGTGTCATCATGCGCAAGCCATTGCGGCCACTTGCGGCAAAATCATGTGCATCACCAGAGATTTGGTGATGCCAGGCGCAACATTACCAGTCGACCTGGCAAACCACGCCGTCAGCACCGAACTGCATGCTGTCGGGCGTATACTGGAAAATCTCGATCTTGACCCCACTCGGATCGGCCAGCCAGCACTGCCAGGTATGATCGACACCAAGCTTCTTGTCGGTCACCGCAACGCCCTTGGCGCGCGCATTGCTCATGAAGGCGTCGATGTCGTCGGTTTCGAAGCAGATGTGATTGATCTGATTGCTGTCCTCGAAGCGGCTTTCGCCTTTAAGGAAGACCTCGACGAAGGTCCGGTTGCCGAAATCGAGGTAGAACCCGATCCTCTGCTCGCCACGCTTGAAGTCGAATTTCGGCGCCACCCCGAGCACGTCACGATAGAACGCCTCGACGGCGTCGAGGTCGCGGGCATAAACGCAGGTATGTGCAACCTGTTTGACGAGGGGCTTGTTCAAGATGGGTCCTCCGGAATCGTCGGACTGGACAGTCCGCGCTGACATGTTAGGACAGCTCCATCATCTAGGCCAGCCCGGGAGGAGAAGGCGATGTCACGCATTGTCGTTATTGGCGCCTCGGGGCATATCGGCAGCTACCTTGTCCCGCGGCTCGTTCGGGCGGGCCACGATGTGGTCGCGGTGTCCCGCGGTGCCAGCACGCCCTACCTGCCGGACCCGGCCTGGGCGCGTGTGGATAAGGTCGTCATCGATCGCGAAGCTGCCGAACGCGAAGGCGCTTTCGGCGCCCGCATCGCCGACCTGCGTGCAGATGTCGTTATCGACAATATCTGCTTCACCTTGGACAGTGCCCGCCAACTGGTAGAAGCCTTGCGGGGCAGGGTCCAGCAGTTCATCCATATCGGCACGATCTGGACGCACGGTTTTTCCGAAGTCGTCCCGACGCCCGAGGACGTCATCAAGCGACCTTTCGGTGAATACGGCGTGCAAAAGGCCGCTATCGAGGCGTATCTGCTCGGTCTGGCGCGGCGCGAAGGGTTTCCCGCGACCATTCTCCATCCGGGTCATATTGTCGGCCAGGGATGGACGCCGCTCAATCCGGCCGGCAATGGCGACATTGCCGCCTTTGCCACGATTGCGCGCGGCGAGACTTTGGCCCTGCCCAACTTCGGCATGGAAACTGTCCATCACGTCCATGCTGACGACATTGCGGTCCTGGCCATGCAGGCGATGGGCAATTGGAGCGCGGCTACCGGCGAGGCGTTCCATGCGGTTTCTCCGGGTGCAGTGACGCTGCGCCATTATGCCGAGGAAATGTATCGCTGGTTCGGTCGCGAACCGGCGCTGAGATTTGACTCCTGGGACGAGTGGAAGGCCATGCAGGCGCCGGAAAACGCTGAGGCGACCTGGGATCACATCAGTCGCAGTCCCAATGCAAGCATCGACAAGGGGCGTCGCCTGCTGGTTATGCGCCGCGCTACACATCGCTCGCGGCAGTGCAGGAATCGGTGCAGTGGTTGGTCGCCAACGGCAGGCTCGCGCTCTAGCGGCGCCTCCTTGCGCAATTTTTGCGACTTTCCCCTTTTCTCTGTCACAAGGCCCGTCTAGACAGGCATCCACACCCCAAGATGCTTTCCGGGAAGGGCTCGCATGTCTTCAATCATCCACGTCAATGGCCGCCAGATCTATGACAGCCGCGGCAACCCGACCGTCGAGGTCGATGTGGTGCTCGATGATGGCAGCTTCGGCCGTGCCGCCGTTCCCTCGGGGGCCTCGACCGGCGCGCACGAGGCGGTTGAACTGCGCGACGGCGGCAAGCTCTAC harbors:
- a CDS encoding peptidylprolyl isomerase, translating into MLDGLRGFAKSWPGKIMGAFLLVGVAGFGINNVIVDLGSNTVARVGNEEINSREFLRAYQSQAGAIAQQMGSMPTASQAEAMGIPTAVLLALSEGAALDTLADQFNLGVSEAKLAQMLRQDPSFGGTLGTFDASRFTQVLQSAGWTEAEYFAARAKEARRDQLVQSLFAKTNMPAVASSLISDYATAARTIDYITLSATSIEAPAAPTEEELAAYLAEHQAEFRTVETRQVKLLDLSLASLAATKTVSEDEIVAEYEARKESLTTPERRTIEQVALGTPELVSQFETGLADGTDFGTLIAEAGLTPSTIGTLAQSEVTDSTLASTAFGLEEDGYAVIDGVGGKRAIHIVEIEPAREPTLEEARADIVQRLGQAQARTEINDVLDQIEELRAAFQPIEQIAERFGLPVYDAAVTAGGSELSVLPNLAAEDYSRVAQAIFAASQDRLIPAIPLAGNAHVWFDLEEIAPARDQTLDEVRDEVEAALIEERTNDALLAKSEEIVGRLDAGEALADIGFEINALPQISSPFTRFGSDDGLVDATLAAAVFAGGPDHAGHAVTEAGDVVVFQVVDAAATATPLEQTAIDNLNADTRAGLRSEFVSAVRDDAGLRINQQALNQLLVNNFGQ
- the tpiA gene encoding triose-phosphate isomerase — protein: MSPLIAGNWKMNGLTHSLDELSELARLLTTGEAPRALVVVCPPATLLAAVAAQGASSGIIAGGQDCHANASGAHTGDISAGMLADAGAQYVIVGHSERRNDHAETSDTVRAKAEAAIGSGLKPIICVGETESQRDAGEAESVVAGQLAASIPDAAEQHEVIVAYEPVWAIGTGRTPTLDEISQMHNAIRARLADRFGERGETIRILYGGSLKPQNAREILGVDNVNGGLVGGASLLAKDFYTIISAV
- the secG gene encoding preprotein translocase subunit SecG, yielding MANVLLVAYLLIVLALIVVILLQRSEGGALGIGGGGGGGLMTARGSANLLTRTTAILATLFFALAIGLTIINELDRGTSSILDSARSAQDGEAPTTVLDALNALGANETSDLPLPADTTTTPATGTPATTVPANDLPVPQAPAAETPAAGTSTTTAPAAETPAATGTDAGAAAAPTNEQTPAAPAGN
- a CDS encoding CTP synthase, coding for MARYVFITGGVVSSLGKGLASAALGAVLQARGYKVRLRKLDPYLNIDPGTMSPTQHGEVFVTDDGAETDLDLGHYERFTGRAANKRDNITSGRIYSDLLAKERRGEFLGATVQVIPHVTDSIKQFVLDGNEDYDFVLVEIGGTVGDIEGLPFFEAIRQLGNELPRNHAAYLHLTLMPYIPSAGELKTKPTQHSVKELRSIGIAPDVLLVRCDRPIPEGEKKKLSLFCNVRESAVIQGLDVGSIYDVPMAYHKEGLDREILAALGIADAPEPDMSAWEDVSNRYHNPEGEVNIAIVGKYTGLKDAYKSLSEALTHGGIANKVKVNLQWIDSEVFERDDPAPYLEHVHGILVPGGFGERGSAGKIEAARFARVKDVPYFGICFGMQMACIEAARNTAGIKAASSTEFGPTKEAVVGMMTEWVKGNEKESRASDGDLGGTLRLGAYPAQLTRGSRVADIYGSTRISERHRHRYEVNMDYRKVLEKNGLLFSGVSPDGTLPEIVERTDHPWFIGVQFHPELKSKPFEPHPLFTSFISAAMEQSRLV
- a CDS encoding DUF4169 family protein translates to MAEIINLRTARKAKARTAKEVAAEANRLKFGRTKGEKLKDATEKARAEKHIDGHKRDN
- a CDS encoding serine hydrolase domain-containing protein, which translates into the protein MTRFLPLALLLVAPLPALAQSLDLEATLERADVLEPLETVLVSVDGDVIAERGYNGHSPDDPTNIKSASKTVISALVGIAIDKGVLDGVDQTVASILTDDLPEDADPRINDITIGNLLSMQAGLTPTSGANYGRWVASRNWVRNALAQPFETDPGGRMLYSTGSTHLLSAILTEESSQSTLSLARDWFDGVPDFGIGGWERDPQGVYLGGNQMAMSPRSLLAFGEVYRNGGLAPDGTRVISEDWIEQSWSERTNSRFTGDGYGYGWFLREIGGEDVRYAWGYGGQMLYVVPDLNLTVVMTSDENAPSAGNGHRDALHRLLGEIITDVRAD